The following proteins come from a genomic window of Halomarina ordinaria:
- a CDS encoding PrkA family serine protein kinase, translating into MSHDFIRAADRALTETYEEPMGLAEYVERVFEEPRIASHASKYLLEAIEAAGTRQVVEEGEENERYRFFDDPHNDGEHAILGNTEVLNEFVDDLRSIAARRGKEEKIIWLEGPTATGKSELKRCLINGLREYSKTDEGRRYTVEWNVSGADTDGSGFTYGESPVSNEEEWYVSPVQSHPLTVFPREIREDLLEQLNERLDDHLEVQVEARLDPFCREAYDYLEERYRRQGREDLFSAVTDPKHLRVKNFVADVGTGIGVLHSEDDGTPKERLVGSWMHGMLQALDSRGRKNPQAFSYDGVLSQGNGLLTLVEDAAQHADLLQKLLNVPDEGSVKLDKGIGMDIDTQLLIISNPDLEAQLNQHAERHGQDPLKALKRRLDKHEFRYLTNLSLEAELLRRELTNETAVWTDTSYEELAAKIREPVTIDVRDNRRQVHTKELAPHAVEAAALYDVVTRLDTEDLPPGLDLVDKALLFDAGFIQDGDERREKDDFEFGQNARDGQHGIPVTYTRDAIADLLHERSDRHHPDLPVEHVIMPRDVLNAMADGFVDAPVFSNAEHTEFENRLVQVKNRVFRQQQRDVLSAIMREKRVDQATVEEYVEHVYAWSEGETITNARGEEVSPEPLKMKVFEIEHLGRFDESHYDGSDPEEPVRAFRTEKVMTALNRHAWRNRDDEFRLQDVDLRDIPVIETVLGSYDWDDVRRVFEDFDPRQWDDPPSGTETESVKEATVENMQDLFGYSAASAELTSRHVMSQVSYRWD; encoded by the coding sequence ATGAGCCACGACTTCATCCGGGCGGCCGACCGCGCGCTGACCGAGACCTACGAGGAACCGATGGGCCTCGCTGAGTACGTCGAGCGGGTCTTCGAGGAGCCTCGCATCGCGTCGCACGCGAGCAAGTACCTGCTCGAGGCCATCGAGGCCGCCGGCACCCGACAGGTCGTCGAGGAGGGCGAGGAGAACGAGCGCTATCGCTTCTTCGACGACCCGCACAACGACGGCGAACACGCCATCCTCGGCAACACGGAGGTGCTCAACGAGTTCGTCGACGACCTGCGCTCCATCGCCGCCCGGCGCGGGAAGGAAGAGAAGATAATCTGGCTCGAGGGCCCCACCGCGACGGGGAAGTCCGAGCTGAAGCGCTGCCTCATCAACGGCCTCCGGGAGTACTCGAAGACCGACGAGGGGCGGCGCTACACCGTCGAGTGGAACGTCTCCGGCGCCGACACCGACGGCTCGGGGTTCACCTACGGCGAGTCCCCGGTGAGCAACGAGGAGGAGTGGTACGTGAGCCCGGTGCAGTCGCACCCCCTCACGGTCTTCCCCCGCGAGATACGCGAGGACCTCCTCGAACAGCTCAACGAGCGCCTCGACGACCACCTGGAGGTCCAGGTGGAGGCGCGCCTCGACCCGTTCTGCCGGGAGGCGTACGACTACCTGGAGGAGCGCTACCGCCGGCAGGGCCGCGAGGACCTGTTCTCGGCGGTGACGGACCCCAAACACCTCCGGGTGAAGAACTTCGTCGCCGACGTGGGCACCGGCATCGGCGTCCTCCACAGCGAGGACGACGGCACGCCGAAGGAACGCCTCGTGGGGTCGTGGATGCACGGGATGCTCCAGGCGCTCGACTCGCGCGGGCGCAAGAACCCCCAGGCGTTCAGCTACGACGGCGTCCTCTCGCAGGGCAACGGCCTGCTGACGCTCGTCGAGGACGCCGCCCAGCACGCCGACCTGCTCCAGAAACTGCTGAACGTCCCCGACGAGGGGAGCGTGAAACTGGACAAGGGCATCGGGATGGACATCGACACGCAGTTGCTCATCATCTCGAACCCCGACCTGGAGGCGCAGCTGAACCAGCACGCCGAACGCCACGGACAGGACCCACTGAAGGCGCTGAAGCGTCGCCTCGACAAACACGAGTTCCGCTACCTGACGAACCTCTCGCTGGAGGCCGAACTCCTGCGCCGGGAGCTCACCAACGAGACGGCCGTCTGGACCGACACCTCCTACGAGGAACTGGCGGCGAAGATCCGCGAACCCGTCACCATCGACGTGCGTGACAACCGCCGGCAGGTCCACACCAAGGAACTCGCGCCGCACGCCGTCGAGGCGGCGGCGCTGTACGACGTCGTCACCCGCCTCGACACCGAGGACCTGCCGCCGGGGCTGGACCTGGTGGACAAGGCGCTGCTGTTCGACGCCGGCTTCATTCAGGACGGCGACGAGCGCCGCGAGAAGGACGACTTCGAGTTCGGGCAGAACGCCCGCGACGGCCAGCACGGCATCCCCGTCACCTACACGCGGGACGCCATCGCGGACCTGCTCCACGAGCGCAGTGACCGCCACCACCCGGACCTGCCCGTCGAGCACGTCATCATGCCCCGCGACGTGCTGAACGCGATGGCCGACGGCTTCGTCGACGCGCCGGTGTTCTCGAACGCCGAGCACACCGAGTTCGAGAACCGCCTCGTGCAGGTGAAGAACCGCGTCTTCCGCCAGCAACAGCGCGACGTGCTCTCGGCCATCATGCGCGAGAAGCGCGTCGACCAGGCCACCGTCGAGGAGTACGTCGAGCACGTCTACGCCTGGAGCGAGGGCGAGACCATCACGAACGCCCGCGGCGAGGAGGTGTCCCCGGAGCCGCTGAAGATGAAGGTCTTCGAGATAGAGCACCTGGGCCGGTTCGACGAGTCGCACTACGACGGGAGCGATCCCGAGGAACCGGTCCGGGCGTTCCGGACCGAAAAGGTGATGACCGCGCTCAACCGACACGCGTGGCGCAACCGCGACGACGAGTTCCGCCTACAGGACGTCGACCTCCGCGACATCCCCGTCATCGAGACGGTCCTGGGGAGCTACGACTGGGACGACGTCCGCCGGGTGTTCGAGGACTTCGACCCCCGCCAGTGGGACGACCCGCCGAGCGGGACGGAGACGGAGTCGGTGAAGGAAGCGACCGTCGAGAACATGCAGGACCTCTTCGGCTACAGCGCCGCGAGCGCGGAGCTGACCAGCCGACACGTCATGAGCCAGGTGAGCTACCGATGGGACTGA
- a CDS encoding Hsp20/alpha crystallin family protein, translating into MAPRRTPFEEMDRMFDQMRRSMLGSWNWDGQSGTDHWEALPGGANMSVERRDDGIVVYADVPGFEREELDLTFADGVLTLSGSHETSDDHSTRHRTVHEQVSVPGDVDVEGVSATYRNGVLEVHLPTTEPAPEDHRIDID; encoded by the coding sequence ATGGCACCCCGACGTACCCCCTTCGAGGAGATGGACCGGATGTTCGACCAGATGCGCCGCTCGATGCTCGGTTCGTGGAACTGGGACGGCCAGAGCGGCACCGACCACTGGGAGGCGCTCCCCGGCGGCGCGAACATGAGCGTCGAACGCCGCGACGACGGTATCGTCGTCTACGCCGACGTTCCCGGCTTCGAGCGCGAGGAACTCGACCTCACCTTCGCGGACGGCGTCCTCACGCTCTCGGGCAGCCACGAGACGAGCGACGACCACAGCACGCGCCACCGCACGGTCCACGAACAGGTGTCGGTCCCCGGCGACGTCGACGTCGAGGGCGTCAGCGCCACCTACCGCAACGGCGTCCTCGAGGTCCACCTCCCCACGACCGAACCGGCCCCCGAGGACCACCGCATCGACATCGACTGA
- a CDS encoding YeaH/YhbH family protein: protein MGLRDDLERYREVGEDRRQDLSEFIRYGDLGQSLPEEVRIPIKIIDLPEFAYDQLDQGGVGQGQGGTPDPGDPVGQPQQGDGDGDGEEGKPGEDGGDHEYYEMDPEEFAQELDEALGLDLEPKGKRVIEEKEGDYTDITRTGPASTLDFEHLFKEGLKRKLAMDFDGDYVREALRVTGWGVDEVFVWARSNNIPVSRAWIQDAASDIPDSERDRWSSIEEMEANVDAETPIQRMRREGLRQIPFRREDERFRYPEIVEEREKNVVVVNIRDVSGSMREKKRELVERTFTPLDWYLTGKYDNAEFVYIAHDAEAWAVDREEFFGIRSGGGTRISSAYELAAELLEEYPWDEWNRYVFAAGDSENSSNDTEERVIPLMEQIPANLHAYVETQPSGNAINATHADEVERHFRDRTNVAVAYVTGPDDVVDAIYTILSTEDNE from the coding sequence ATGGGACTGAGAGACGACCTCGAACGGTACCGCGAAGTGGGTGAGGACCGCCGCCAGGACCTCTCGGAGTTCATCCGGTACGGCGACCTCGGCCAGAGCCTCCCGGAGGAGGTGCGCATCCCCATCAAGATCATCGACCTCCCCGAGTTCGCCTACGACCAGCTCGACCAGGGCGGCGTCGGTCAGGGTCAGGGCGGGACGCCCGACCCGGGCGACCCGGTCGGCCAGCCCCAGCAGGGCGACGGTGACGGCGACGGCGAGGAGGGAAAGCCCGGCGAGGACGGTGGGGACCACGAGTACTACGAGATGGACCCCGAGGAGTTCGCCCAGGAACTCGACGAGGCGCTCGGCCTGGACCTCGAACCGAAGGGCAAGCGCGTCATCGAGGAGAAGGAGGGCGACTACACCGACATCACGCGCACCGGCCCCGCCAGCACGCTCGACTTCGAGCACCTGTTCAAGGAGGGGCTGAAGCGCAAACTGGCGATGGACTTCGACGGCGACTACGTCCGCGAGGCGCTTCGCGTCACCGGCTGGGGCGTCGACGAGGTGTTCGTCTGGGCGCGCTCGAACAACATCCCCGTCTCGCGGGCGTGGATTCAGGACGCCGCGAGCGACATCCCCGACTCGGAGCGCGACCGCTGGAGCAGCATCGAGGAGATGGAGGCGAACGTCGACGCGGAGACGCCCATCCAGCGCATGCGCCGCGAGGGACTGCGACAGATACCCTTCCGGCGCGAGGACGAGCGCTTCCGCTACCCCGAAATCGTCGAGGAGCGCGAGAAGAACGTCGTGGTCGTGAACATCCGCGACGTCTCGGGCAGCATGCGCGAGAAGAAGCGCGAACTCGTCGAGCGCACGTTCACCCCCCTCGACTGGTACCTCACCGGGAAGTACGACAACGCCGAGTTCGTCTACATCGCCCACGACGCGGAGGCGTGGGCCGTCGACCGCGAGGAGTTCTTCGGCATCAGAAGCGGCGGCGGGACGCGCATCTCCAGCGCCTACGAACTCGCCGCCGAGTTGCTGGAGGAGTACCCGTGGGACGAGTGGAACCGCTACGTGTTCGCCGCGGGCGACAGCGAGAACTCCTCGAACGACACCGAGGAGCGGGTCATCCCGCTGATGGAGCAGATTCCGGCGAACCTCCACGCCTACGTGGAGACCCAGCCGTCGGGCAACGCCATCAACGCGACCCACGCAGACGAGGTGGAACGTCACTTCAGAGACCGCACCAACGTCGCCGTCGCGTACGTCACCGGCCCCGACGACGTCGTCGACGCCATCTACACCATCCTGAGTACCGAAGACAATGAGTGA
- a CDS encoding DASH family cryptochrome, translated as MGETALVWFRADLRVHDNDPLRRAARAERTVPLYCFDPRTFEESAFGLPKTGPHRARFLRESVADLRASLRDLGGDLLVRVGPPEDVVPEVASECDVDIVHHQTLPATEERSVGAGVEEALEPTDVHVERHWTHTLYHPEDLASDVDGIPDTFTPWRKETEAECEVREQAATPASLTLPDVDTGDVPTHADLGVPEPADDDRAVLRFRGGETAGCERLDEYVWTGDHLREYKRTRNGLLGADYSSKVSPWLAHGCLSPRFVHDEVRRYERERVATEDTYWLVFELLWRDFFQFQFEKHGGAFFTRSGIRDVEKGWSTDREAFARWAAGETGVPFVDANVRELNETGYMSNRGRQNVASFLTDVLGLDWRLGAAYFESRLVDYDPCSNWGNWAYVAGVGNHSRDGHFDVRWQAENYDPDGAYVRTWVPELAAVPGDAVHRPWDLTDDRQALYDARLGVDYPRPMVDVDARYDALD; from the coding sequence ATGGGTGAGACCGCACTCGTCTGGTTCCGCGCCGACCTCCGGGTCCACGACAACGACCCGCTCCGCCGCGCCGCGCGCGCCGAGCGCACCGTTCCCCTGTACTGCTTCGACCCGCGGACGTTCGAGGAGAGCGCGTTCGGACTCCCGAAGACCGGTCCCCACCGGGCGCGCTTCCTCCGGGAGAGCGTCGCGGACCTCCGGGCGTCGCTGCGCGACCTGGGCGGCGACCTGCTCGTCCGGGTCGGTCCGCCGGAGGACGTCGTCCCCGAGGTGGCGAGCGAGTGCGACGTCGACATCGTCCACCACCAGACGCTCCCCGCGACCGAGGAGCGGAGCGTCGGGGCAGGGGTGGAGGAAGCGCTCGAACCAACAGACGTGCACGTCGAACGCCACTGGACGCACACGCTCTACCACCCCGAGGACCTCGCGAGCGACGTGGACGGCATCCCCGACACGTTCACCCCGTGGCGAAAGGAGACCGAGGCCGAGTGCGAGGTCCGCGAGCAGGCCGCCACCCCCGCGTCGCTCACCCTCCCCGACGTCGACACAGGCGACGTCCCGACGCACGCCGACCTCGGCGTCCCGGAACCGGCGGACGACGACCGTGCCGTGCTGCGCTTCCGGGGGGGCGAGACGGCCGGGTGCGAGCGCCTCGACGAGTACGTCTGGACGGGCGACCACCTCCGGGAGTACAAGCGGACGCGAAACGGGCTCCTCGGGGCCGACTACTCCTCGAAGGTCTCACCGTGGCTGGCCCACGGCTGTCTCTCCCCGCGGTTCGTCCACGACGAGGTGCGCCGCTACGAGCGCGAGCGGGTGGCCACCGAGGACACCTACTGGCTGGTCTTCGAACTGCTGTGGCGCGACTTCTTCCAGTTCCAGTTCGAGAAACACGGCGGAGCGTTCTTCACCCGGAGCGGGATTCGGGACGTCGAGAAGGGGTGGTCGACCGACCGCGAGGCGTTCGCGCGGTGGGCGGCGGGCGAGACGGGCGTCCCGTTCGTCGACGCGAACGTGCGCGAGTTGAACGAGACGGGCTACATGTCCAATCGAGGCCGGCAGAACGTCGCGAGTTTCCTGACGGACGTCCTCGGTCTCGACTGGCGACTCGGCGCGGCGTACTTCGAGTCGCGGCTGGTCGACTACGACCCCTGTTCGAACTGGGGGAACTGGGCGTACGTCGCGGGCGTCGGCAACCACTCGCGCGACGGCCACTTCGACGTGCGTTGGCAGGCCGAGAACTACGACCCGGACGGCGCGTACGTCCGGACCTGGGTGCCGGAGCTGGCGGCGGTGCCGGGCGACGCCGTCCACCGACCGTGGGACCTCACCGACGACCGGCAGGCGCTGTACGACGCCCGTCTCGGCGTCGATTACCCGCGCCCGATGGTGGACGTGGACGCGCGCTACGACGCGCTCGACTGA
- a CDS encoding HalOD1 output domain-containing protein, which produces MGTAERVHATTPPEQTRTDREDERPEDDVDGDPSLSVAVVEAVGEALDVDPQDLDALYGAVDPDALDALFRPDADCDVSVRFHFADCLVTARSDGTVLVEP; this is translated from the coding sequence ATGGGAACTGCAGAACGCGTGCACGCGACGACACCCCCCGAGCAGACGAGAACCGACCGCGAGGACGAGCGCCCCGAGGACGACGTGGATGGCGACCCCTCCCTGAGCGTCGCCGTCGTGGAGGCCGTCGGCGAGGCACTGGACGTCGACCCACAGGACCTCGACGCGCTGTACGGCGCGGTGGACCCCGACGCACTGGACGCGCTGTTTCGACCCGACGCCGACTGTGACGTCAGCGTCCGGTTCCACTTCGCCGACTGTCTGGTGACCGCACGCAGCGACGGGACGGTCCTCGTCGAACCGTAA
- a CDS encoding SpoVR family protein, translating to MSETETERVRKQRVAAELREPVREANALARRLGLDPYPVNYWIIDYDDMNELIAYDGFQERYPHWRWGMKYDQQQKQRQFLGGKAFEIVNNDNPAHAFLQVSNTTADQKAVITHVEAHSDFFRHNQWFGLFAETPDAARMLAGHASLIESYMSDPEVDREDVEAFIDHVLCLEDCIDQHEPYGPARADDREAFEGDDIAARLDELGLSDEVKRQVFSDEWLDDQREDADRAQFPAEPELDVLAFLRNHGKRYDPEAGKAVDFEDWQREVIDVLRREAYYFAPQKMTKVMNEGWAAYWESMMMGEERFAGPNEFVDYADHQSMVLGSPGFNPYKLGKELWEYIENTTNRREVAECLLRVRGITWRNFHDRVDMDDVLAALEPAPSIATVTEGSLADLDPEDSRVDAEGLAAARAGEVDLERYPWKVLSYEGLCERHYSLVKRQHRGFLKRLTQNELERIARYMFDDERYESVEESLAAVDRCRGWDRMREIRESHNDVTFLDEFLTQEFVEENHYFTYEYTHTTRDYRATSTAVEDVKKKLMLRFTNFGKPTVVVEDGNYNNRNELLLAHQYNGVMLDVKQAEQVLERVFELWGRPVNLKTIVKELDDHDVEVARRRDREPVPEERGKLIRFDGDDFAVRDLPWDDVEHLAATDVDYDTKPEEWLA from the coding sequence ATGAGTGAGACAGAGACCGAACGCGTCCGGAAGCAGCGGGTCGCCGCCGAGTTGCGCGAACCCGTCCGCGAGGCGAACGCCCTCGCGCGGAGACTGGGGCTCGACCCCTACCCCGTGAACTACTGGATCATCGACTACGACGACATGAACGAGCTCATCGCCTACGACGGCTTCCAGGAGCGCTACCCGCACTGGCGGTGGGGGATGAAGTACGACCAGCAGCAGAAACAGCGCCAGTTCCTCGGCGGGAAGGCGTTCGAGATCGTCAACAACGACAACCCGGCGCACGCGTTCCTGCAGGTGTCGAACACGACGGCCGACCAGAAGGCCGTCATCACGCACGTCGAGGCGCACTCGGACTTCTTCCGGCACAACCAGTGGTTCGGACTGTTCGCGGAGACGCCGGACGCGGCGCGGATGCTCGCCGGCCACGCCAGCCTCATCGAGTCGTACATGTCCGACCCGGAGGTCGACCGCGAGGACGTCGAGGCGTTCATCGACCACGTCCTCTGTCTCGAGGACTGTATCGACCAGCACGAGCCCTACGGGCCGGCGCGGGCCGACGACAGGGAGGCGTTCGAGGGCGACGACATCGCCGCCCGGCTGGACGAACTCGGCCTGAGCGACGAGGTCAAGCGCCAGGTGTTCAGCGACGAGTGGCTCGACGACCAGCGCGAGGACGCCGACCGGGCGCAGTTCCCCGCCGAACCGGAACTCGACGTGCTCGCGTTCCTGCGCAACCACGGCAAGCGCTACGACCCCGAGGCGGGGAAGGCCGTCGACTTCGAGGACTGGCAGCGCGAGGTCATCGACGTGCTTCGCCGGGAGGCGTACTACTTCGCCCCCCAGAAGATGACGAAGGTGATGAACGAGGGGTGGGCCGCCTACTGGGAGTCGATGATGATGGGCGAGGAACGCTTCGCCGGCCCCAACGAGTTCGTCGACTACGCCGACCACCAGTCGATGGTGCTCGGCTCGCCGGGGTTCAACCCCTACAAGCTCGGCAAGGAGCTGTGGGAGTACATCGAGAACACGACGAACCGCCGCGAGGTGGCCGAGTGTCTCCTGCGCGTGCGGGGTATCACCTGGCGGAACTTCCACGACCGCGTCGACATGGACGACGTGCTCGCGGCGCTCGAACCGGCCCCCTCTATCGCGACCGTCACCGAGGGGAGCCTCGCCGACCTCGACCCCGAGGATTCGCGGGTCGACGCCGAGGGTCTCGCGGCCGCGCGGGCCGGCGAGGTCGACCTCGAACGGTACCCGTGGAAGGTCCTCTCCTACGAGGGACTCTGCGAGCGCCACTACTCGCTGGTCAAGCGCCAGCACCGGGGGTTCCTGAAGCGCCTGACGCAGAACGAACTCGAACGCATCGCGCGCTACATGTTCGACGACGAGCGCTACGAGAGCGTCGAGGAGTCGCTCGCGGCCGTCGACCGGTGTCGCGGCTGGGACCGCATGCGCGAGATACGTGAGAGTCACAACGACGTGACGTTCCTCGACGAGTTCCTCACCCAGGAGTTCGTCGAGGAGAACCACTACTTCACCTACGAGTACACCCACACGACGCGGGACTACCGCGCGACCAGCACGGCCGTCGAGGACGTGAAGAAGAAGCTCATGCTTCGCTTCACCAACTTCGGCAAGCCGACGGTCGTCGTCGAGGACGGCAACTACAACAACCGCAACGAGCTCCTGCTCGCCCACCAGTACAACGGCGTCATGCTCGACGTCAAGCAGGCCGAGCAGGTGCTCGAACGGGTGTTCGAACTGTGGGGTCGCCCCGTCAACCTGAAGACCATCGTGAAGGAACTCGACGACCACGACGTGGAGGTCGCCCGGCGCCGGGACCGCGAACCCGTGCCGGAGGAGCGCGGGAAGCTCATCCGCTTCGACGGCGACGACTTCGCCGTCCGCGACCTGCCGTGGGACGACGTCGAACACCTCGCGGCGACGGACGTCGACTACGACACCAAACCCGAGGAGTGGCTGGCCTGA
- a CDS encoding tyrosine-type recombinase/integrase — protein sequence MSQDALDDTVIVPGPSKERLNQRQLLDYQEIRREFIEWLLHLGKNPDRAVGYSESTVRQTAYRTDQFFRAVWDERGYTTDVTSEDADAYIRDLTYSDASESHKSNTQKSLLRLFRWRVHTRGGSEWEPPYAFSSGDATRPRDYFTRSERRQLREAALEYGSIPGYNDLTPEQRDRWKGYLAQRFGKPKSDVRPADWERANGWQTPTLVWVSLDCGLRPIEVERAVTSWVDIDNGVLRIPKEQSSKNVDNWIVSLQSRTVRALDRWLTERRAYDRYTGTDALWLTRHGNPYRSQSLRHVLHRLCDLADISTKGRSLSWYSIRASTATYMTHEEDLAAAQAQLRHKSPTTTMRYDQAPIESRRDALDRMG from the coding sequence ATGAGCCAGGATGCACTCGATGATACGGTAATCGTCCCTGGCCCGTCCAAAGAGCGATTAAACCAACGCCAGCTACTCGATTATCAAGAGATTAGACGGGAGTTCATCGAATGGTTACTCCATCTCGGCAAGAACCCAGACCGTGCTGTAGGTTACAGTGAATCGACCGTTCGCCAGACTGCTTATCGGACGGACCAATTTTTCCGCGCTGTATGGGATGAGAGAGGGTACACTACCGACGTTACCTCTGAGGATGCTGACGCCTACATACGCGACCTCACATACTCCGACGCCAGTGAGTCACACAAGTCGAATACGCAGAAATCACTCCTTCGATTGTTTCGCTGGAGAGTACACACTAGGGGAGGATCCGAGTGGGAACCACCGTATGCGTTTTCGTCAGGGGACGCAACGAGACCACGGGATTACTTTACCAGATCCGAGAGACGGCAACTCCGCGAGGCGGCACTTGAATACGGGAGTATTCCGGGGTATAACGATCTCACACCGGAACAGCGTGACCGATGGAAAGGGTATTTAGCCCAGCGATTCGGGAAGCCCAAGTCAGACGTACGACCTGCTGATTGGGAACGCGCGAATGGGTGGCAGACCCCTACTCTCGTCTGGGTCAGTCTAGATTGTGGTCTACGCCCTATCGAAGTAGAACGAGCTGTAACCTCATGGGTGGACATAGACAATGGGGTACTCAGGATTCCCAAAGAGCAGTCAAGCAAGAACGTAGACAACTGGATCGTCAGTCTCCAGTCTCGAACGGTTCGCGCACTTGATCGATGGCTGACCGAGCGGAGAGCATACGATCGATATACTGGAACTGACGCTCTGTGGCTGACCCGACATGGTAACCCCTATCGGTCACAATCGCTCCGTCACGTCCTACACCGCCTCTGCGATCTCGCAGATATCTCGACTAAAGGGCGGTCTCTCTCGTGGTACTCTATCCGAGCATCCACAGCGACGTATATGACCCATGAGGAAGATCTGGCGGCAGCACAGGCTCAACTACGGCACAAGAGCCCGACAACAACAATGCGGTACGATCAAGCTCCGATAGAATCTCGACGTGACGCTCTTGACCGTATGGGATGA